One Gordonia sp. SID5947 genomic region harbors:
- a CDS encoding DMT family transporter, with protein MHSWVPALLAIVAAVLIAGGTVMRQRASHASGAIGRGWWIGATVALCGFAAQVAALGLGSILLVQPLVVLAILFALPMEAWADHRWPQKTEWTWGAVLVVCVTVFLAISRPEPSLRRPGGLLMVVTIGAVVVVLAGCVLAAERSNQHYKALLYGVTAGALFGMSALLVKTVAYQFIHDFAGAFRQPEFYLFLVVAAGGVVAQQRAFGAGELQTSFPALTVIELAVSMGLGVVLLGENLNVSVPTALFLGVVLAVMVRAVLELAKLAAIRAEEINLARGAARDAVMVR; from the coding sequence GTGCACTCCTGGGTTCCCGCGCTGCTGGCGATCGTCGCAGCGGTACTGATCGCCGGCGGCACGGTGATGCGTCAGCGCGCGTCCCACGCCAGCGGCGCCATCGGTCGGGGCTGGTGGATCGGTGCCACCGTCGCGCTCTGTGGCTTCGCGGCGCAGGTGGCGGCGCTGGGGCTGGGTTCCATCCTGCTCGTGCAACCGCTCGTGGTCCTCGCGATCCTGTTCGCCCTGCCCATGGAGGCATGGGCCGATCATCGGTGGCCGCAGAAGACAGAGTGGACCTGGGGTGCGGTGCTGGTCGTCTGTGTGACGGTGTTCCTCGCCATCTCCCGGCCCGAACCGTCGCTCCGCAGGCCGGGGGGACTGCTGATGGTCGTGACGATCGGTGCGGTGGTCGTCGTCCTCGCCGGCTGCGTGCTGGCCGCCGAACGGTCCAACCAGCACTACAAAGCGCTTCTCTACGGGGTCACCGCCGGTGCCTTGTTCGGCATGTCCGCGCTTCTCGTCAAGACCGTCGCCTACCAGTTCATCCATGATTTCGCGGGGGCATTCCGCCAGCCGGAGTTCTATCTCTTCCTGGTGGTGGCGGCAGGTGGTGTGGTCGCCCAACAGCGGGCCTTCGGCGCAGGCGAGTTGCAGACGTCGTTCCCGGCGCTGACCGTGATCGAACTCGCGGTCTCGATGGGACTGGGGGTGGTGCTCCTCGGTGAGAACCTCAACGTCTCGGTGCCGACCGCGTTGTTCCTGGGTGTCGTTCTCGCCGTGATGGTCCGTGCGGTGCTCGAACTCGCCAAACTGGCCGCGATCCGTGCCGAGGAGATCAACCTCGCCCGCGGCGCCGCACGCGACGCGGTCATGGTCCGATGA
- a CDS encoding MarR family transcriptional regulator — translation MAGRSMRFDPIAEARQNWADAGWGDVADGMVAVTSVMRAHQILLARVEAALRPYDLSFSRFELLRLLAFSRQGALPITKASDRLQVHVTSVTHAIRRLEEAKLVRRVPHPTDGRTTLVEITDLGRSTVEDATTTLNKEVFGAVGMNGDEMASMVTAIQSLRRNAGDF, via the coding sequence ATGGCAGGCCGCAGCATGCGTTTCGATCCGATCGCCGAGGCGCGTCAGAACTGGGCCGATGCCGGCTGGGGCGACGTCGCGGACGGCATGGTCGCGGTCACCTCGGTGATGCGCGCACATCAGATCCTGCTGGCGAGAGTCGAGGCGGCGTTACGGCCGTACGACCTCAGCTTCTCGCGCTTCGAACTGCTGCGTCTGCTCGCCTTCTCGCGACAAGGTGCGCTGCCGATCACCAAAGCGAGCGATCGGCTGCAGGTGCACGTCACCAGCGTGACCCACGCGATCCGTCGCTTGGAGGAAGCCAAGTTGGTACGCCGCGTGCCGCATCCGACCGACGGACGAACCACGCTCGTGGAGATCACCGACCTCGGCCGATCGACCGTCGAGGACGCCACGACGACGCTCAACAAGGAGGTGTTCGGCGCGGTGGGGATGAACGGCGACGAGATGGCGTCGATGGTGACCGCGATCCAATCTCTGCGCCGCAACGCGGGAGACTTCTGA
- a CDS encoding histidine phosphatase family protein has translation MTRTLVLMRHGKSGYPPGVGDHERPLADRGRREAALAGRWMADEGLTIDAVVCSTATRTRETLDRTGILAPTTYVDDVYGGAPHEILEALRIHAPADASTVLVVGHSPGMPATALTLDSGGHIDRFPTSAYAVVTIGLPWERIGVDVDPDAHLIGVRIPRASGD, from the coding sequence ATGACGCGGACGCTGGTGCTGATGCGCCACGGGAAATCCGGATATCCGCCCGGCGTCGGAGACCACGAACGCCCCCTGGCCGATCGCGGTAGACGCGAAGCCGCACTGGCCGGCCGATGGATGGCCGATGAGGGGCTGACCATCGACGCGGTGGTGTGTTCGACCGCAACCCGCACGCGCGAGACCTTGGACCGCACCGGGATCCTCGCCCCCACCACCTACGTCGACGACGTCTACGGCGGCGCGCCGCACGAGATTCTCGAGGCATTGCGCATCCACGCACCGGCCGACGCCTCGACGGTGCTGGTCGTCGGGCATTCGCCCGGGATGCCGGCCACCGCACTCACCCTCGATTCCGGCGGACACATCGACCGCTTCCCGACGTCCGCCTATGCCGTGGTCACGATCGGGCTCCCCTGGGAGCGAATCGGTGTCGACGTCGACCCGGACGCCCACCTCATCGGGGTCCGCATCCCCCGTGCATCCGGCGACTGA
- the mmsB gene encoding 3-hydroxyisobutyrate dehydrogenase, producing MTTIAFLGLGNMGGPMAANLVKAGHTVHGFDPVPEAVTTAEHNGIETFPTAVEAVAAAEVVITMLPSGAIVKKCYADILPAAPTGALFIDSSTISVDDARAINEQAADHGFAQLDAPVSGGVKGAVAGTLAFMVGGADDAFTAARSTLDPMAGKVIHCGAAGAGQAAKVCNNMVLAVQQIAVGEAFVLAEKLGLSDQALYDVITGATGNCWAVQTNCPVPGPVPTSPVNNDFKPGFATALMNKDLGLAMDAVASTGSRAPLGTHAAQLYKAFAEQHADLDFSAIITSLH from the coding sequence ATGACGACGATCGCCTTTCTGGGACTGGGCAACATGGGTGGGCCGATGGCGGCGAACCTCGTGAAGGCGGGGCATACCGTCCACGGGTTCGATCCGGTGCCGGAAGCGGTGACCACGGCGGAGCACAACGGCATCGAGACGTTTCCGACGGCTGTGGAGGCCGTGGCGGCCGCGGAGGTGGTGATCACGATGCTCCCGAGCGGGGCGATCGTGAAGAAGTGCTACGCCGACATCCTGCCGGCGGCACCGACCGGCGCGCTGTTCATCGACAGCTCCACGATCTCGGTCGACGACGCGCGTGCGATCAACGAGCAGGCCGCCGACCACGGGTTCGCCCAGCTCGACGCCCCGGTGTCGGGAGGGGTGAAGGGGGCGGTCGCCGGCACGCTCGCCTTCATGGTCGGCGGTGCCGACGATGCGTTCACCGCTGCGCGCTCGACCCTGGATCCGATGGCGGGCAAGGTGATCCACTGCGGTGCTGCCGGGGCCGGCCAGGCCGCCAAGGTCTGCAACAACATGGTGCTCGCGGTCCAGCAGATCGCGGTCGGTGAGGCGTTCGTGCTCGCGGAGAAGCTCGGCCTCTCCGATCAGGCGCTCTACGACGTGATCACCGGGGCCACCGGCAATTGCTGGGCGGTCCAGACGAACTGCCCCGTCCCCGGGCCGGTCCCGACCTCACCGGTGAACAACGACTTCAAGCCGGGCTTCGCGACGGCGCTGATGAACAAGGATCTCGGCCTCGCGATGGATGCGGTGGCCAGCACCGGGTCCCGTGCGCCGCTCGGGACGCACGCCGCCCAGCTCTACAAGGCCTTCGCCGAGCAGCACGCCGATCTCGACTTCAGCGCCATCATCACCTCGCTGCACTGA
- a CDS encoding TetR/AcrR family transcriptional regulator, protein MATRPASTRTAASPGRPRLVKPRRHGDTARDEILDAAAELFTRHGYTGTSTRMIADAVGVRQASLYHYFKTKDDILAALLATTVDPSVEQARQLLASEGEPGQRLLELARYDLTQLAEARWNLGALYLLPEVADDRFAEFRAARQELAAAYEALATDALGDPADTRGLLPFRLVESVIMMRSDETRGELGAHTVTGLVDTIVGAIEMLVAQPRR, encoded by the coding sequence ATGGCCACGCGGCCCGCTTCGACGCGCACAGCCGCCAGCCCGGGACGTCCCCGTCTCGTCAAACCGCGACGGCACGGTGACACCGCCCGGGACGAGATCCTCGATGCTGCTGCCGAACTCTTCACCCGACATGGCTACACCGGCACATCCACACGGATGATCGCCGATGCGGTCGGGGTACGACAGGCATCGCTCTATCACTATTTCAAGACCAAGGACGACATCCTGGCGGCATTGCTCGCCACCACGGTCGACCCGTCTGTGGAGCAGGCGCGGCAACTACTGGCCTCCGAGGGTGAACCCGGGCAACGCCTGCTGGAACTCGCCCGCTACGACCTGACCCAGCTGGCGGAGGCCCGGTGGAACCTCGGCGCGCTGTATCTGTTGCCGGAGGTGGCCGACGACAGGTTCGCCGAGTTCCGGGCCGCCCGCCAGGAATTGGCGGCCGCCTACGAGGCCCTCGCCACCGACGCCCTGGGCGACCCCGCGGACACCCGCGGACTACTTCCCTTTCGCCTCGTCGAGTCGGTGATCATGATGCGCTCGGACGAGACACGGGGCGAACTCGGTGCGCACACGGTCACAGGACTGGTCGACACGATCGTGGGTGCGATCGAGATGCTGGTGGCGCAGCCCAGACGGTGA
- a CDS encoding flavodoxin family protein: MSVVILYGTETGNGELVADAIADVLAADHDPSIYDMSEFSVDDLDPADFLVVVCSTYGEGELPSGAEPFAEELDDVQPDLTGVRFAVFGLGDRVYGETFNRGGEIMAEKLTARGAQQVGEHGRHDNSSAVKPAGQATEWARSIAAVVEPVNAS; the protein is encoded by the coding sequence ATGTCGGTCGTCATCCTGTACGGCACCGAAACGGGAAACGGTGAGCTGGTCGCCGACGCCATCGCCGATGTTCTCGCAGCGGATCACGATCCCTCGATCTACGACATGAGCGAGTTCTCGGTGGACGACCTCGATCCCGCGGACTTCCTGGTGGTGGTGTGCTCGACCTACGGAGAGGGCGAGCTGCCCAGCGGCGCCGAGCCGTTTGCCGAGGAGCTCGACGACGTACAGCCGGATCTGACCGGCGTGCGCTTCGCCGTGTTCGGACTCGGGGACCGTGTGTACGGCGAGACCTTCAACCGCGGCGGCGAGATCATGGCCGAGAAGCTGACCGCGCGCGGGGCCCAGCAGGTCGGCGAGCACGGGCGCCACGACAACTCATCGGCGGTCAAGCCGGCGGGACAGGCCACCGAGTGGGCCAGGAGCATCGCGGCTGTCGTCGAACCCGTCAACGCGAGCTGA
- a CDS encoding CoA-acylating methylmalonate-semialdehyde dehydrogenase: MSATDAANVRTVPHFLNGGLVTATEGRFADVFNPSTGAVAAKVPLASTAEVDAAVATAVDAQREWAAWNPQRRARVLMRFVDLVNQNSDELATLLSLEHGKTHADAKGDIQRGIEVIEFAIGIPHLLKGEFTEGAGGGIDVHSIRQPLGVVAGITPFNFPAMIPLWKAGPALACGNAFILKPSERDPSVPVRLAELFSEAGLPDGVFQVVHGDKESVDALLNNPDVQALGFVGSSDIAQYIYSTAAANGKRSQCFGGAKNHMIIMPDANLDQAVDALIGAGYGSAGERCMAISVAVPVGEQTAERLRAKLVDKVNALRVGHSLDPKADYGPLVTAAALERVRGYIGKGVEEGAELVIDGRERTSDEQQYGDEDLSNGFFIGPTLFDHVTKDMTSYVDEIFGPVLQIVRAADYEEALALASDHQYGNGVAIFTQDGDAARDFTARVNVGMVGVNVPIPVPVAYYTFGGWKRSGFGDLNQHGPASIQFYTKTKTVTTRWPSGVKDGAEFVIPTMD, translated from the coding sequence GTGTCCGCTACTGATGCAGCCAACGTCCGTACTGTTCCGCACTTCCTGAACGGTGGTCTGGTGACCGCCACCGAGGGTCGCTTCGCCGACGTCTTCAACCCCAGCACCGGTGCCGTCGCCGCCAAGGTGCCGTTGGCCAGTACCGCGGAGGTCGACGCCGCGGTCGCGACCGCGGTCGACGCGCAGCGTGAGTGGGCGGCCTGGAACCCGCAGCGTCGGGCCCGGGTTCTGATGCGTTTCGTCGACCTGGTCAACCAGAACTCCGACGAACTGGCCACTCTGCTGTCCCTCGAGCACGGCAAGACCCACGCCGACGCCAAGGGGGACATCCAGCGCGGCATCGAGGTCATCGAGTTCGCGATCGGTATCCCGCATCTGCTCAAGGGTGAGTTCACCGAGGGCGCCGGCGGCGGTATCGACGTCCACTCGATCCGCCAGCCGCTCGGTGTGGTGGCCGGCATCACGCCCTTCAACTTCCCCGCGATGATCCCGTTGTGGAAGGCCGGACCCGCGCTGGCCTGTGGCAACGCCTTCATCCTCAAGCCGAGTGAGCGTGATCCGTCGGTGCCGGTGCGCCTCGCCGAATTGTTCAGCGAGGCAGGTCTGCCCGACGGCGTATTCCAGGTCGTCCACGGCGACAAGGAATCCGTCGATGCACTGCTGAACAACCCCGATGTGCAGGCACTCGGTTTCGTCGGCAGCTCCGACATCGCCCAGTACATCTACTCGACGGCCGCGGCCAACGGGAAGCGTTCACAATGCTTCGGCGGCGCCAAGAACCACATGATCATCATGCCCGATGCCAACCTGGATCAGGCCGTCGATGCGCTGATCGGTGCGGGCTACGGAAGCGCGGGTGAACGCTGCATGGCGATCAGTGTCGCCGTGCCGGTCGGCGAGCAGACCGCCGAACGCCTGCGCGCCAAGCTCGTCGACAAGGTCAACGCCCTCCGTGTCGGCCACAGTCTCGACCCCAAGGCCGACTACGGGCCGCTGGTCACCGCCGCGGCGCTCGAGCGGGTTCGCGGATACATCGGCAAGGGTGTCGAGGAAGGCGCCGAACTCGTCATCGACGGCCGCGAGCGGACCAGCGACGAGCAGCAGTACGGCGATGAGGATCTCTCGAACGGATTCTTCATCGGGCCAACCCTTTTCGATCACGTCACCAAGGACATGACGAGTTATGTCGACGAGATCTTCGGTCCGGTACTGCAGATCGTGCGTGCCGCCGACTACGAGGAAGCGCTCGCGCTCGCCTCGGATCACCAGTACGGCAACGGTGTCGCGATCTTCACGCAGGACGGCGACGCCGCTCGTGACTTCACCGCGCGCGTCAACGTCGGCATGGTCGGCGTGAACGTACCGATCCCGGTTCCGGTGGCCTACTACACCTTCGGTGGGTGGAAGCGGTCCGGGTTCGGCGATCTCAACCAGCACGGACCCGCGTCGATCCAGTTCTACACCAAGACCAAGACGGTCACGACCCGTTGGCCTTCCGGTGTCAAGGACGGCGCCGAGTTCGTCATCCCGACGATGGATTGA
- a CDS encoding acyl-CoA dehydrogenase family protein: MTTITDSGLDADERVIVETAAGFAAKRLAPFALEWDESHHFPVAELREAAELGMAAIYCSDDVGGSGLRRLDGVRIFEQLAYADPAVAAFLSIHNMCTWMVDSYGTAEQRSAWVPRMASMEAVASYCLTEPGAGSDAAALSTRAVRSGDDYVLTGVKQFISGAGSSDVYVLMARTGDSGPRGISTFLVENGTPGLSFGAQERKMGWHAQPTAQVILDEVRVPAANLLGGEEGIGFGIAMNGLNGGRINIAASSLGGAQAAFDRAASYVASRKAFGGALIDEPTIRFTLADMATSLQASRLMLWQAAAALDADAPDKVEQCAMAKRFVTDTCFTVADQALQLHGGYGYLNEYGLEKIVRDLRVHRILEGTNEIMRVVVGRSIAARHREN; encoded by the coding sequence ATGACGACGATCACCGACAGCGGTCTCGACGCGGACGAGCGCGTCATCGTCGAGACCGCGGCCGGATTCGCGGCCAAGCGACTGGCGCCGTTCGCGCTGGAATGGGATGAGAGCCACCATTTCCCGGTGGCCGAGCTGCGTGAGGCGGCCGAGCTCGGGATGGCCGCCATCTACTGCTCCGATGACGTCGGTGGTAGTGGATTGCGCCGCCTCGACGGCGTGCGCATCTTCGAGCAGCTCGCGTATGCCGACCCGGCAGTCGCGGCCTTCCTCTCCATCCACAACATGTGCACCTGGATGGTGGACAGCTACGGCACCGCCGAGCAGCGGTCCGCGTGGGTGCCGCGGATGGCCTCGATGGAGGCGGTGGCCAGCTACTGTCTCACCGAGCCGGGGGCGGGCTCGGATGCGGCCGCCCTCTCGACCCGCGCGGTCCGGTCCGGCGACGACTATGTGCTCACCGGCGTGAAGCAGTTCATCTCCGGCGCGGGTAGCAGCGACGTCTACGTGCTGATGGCCCGCACCGGCGACAGCGGACCGCGCGGCATCTCCACCTTCCTGGTCGAGAACGGGACGCCGGGACTGAGTTTCGGTGCGCAGGAACGCAAGATGGGCTGGCACGCGCAGCCCACCGCGCAGGTGATCCTCGACGAGGTCCGGGTGCCGGCCGCCAACCTGCTCGGTGGGGAAGAAGGCATCGGATTCGGCATCGCCATGAACGGTCTCAACGGTGGCCGCATCAACATCGCGGCGTCGTCGCTCGGTGGTGCGCAGGCGGCGTTCGATCGGGCGGCCTCGTACGTCGCCTCGCGTAAGGCGTTCGGCGGCGCGTTGATCGACGAGCCGACCATCCGGTTCACGCTCGCCGACATGGCCACCTCCCTGCAGGCGTCGCGATTGATGCTGTGGCAGGCGGCGGCCGCGCTGGATGCCGACGCACCGGACAAGGTCGAGCAGTGCGCGATGGCGAAGCGTTTCGTCACCGATACCTGCTTCACCGTGGCCGATCAGGCGCTCCAGCTCCACGGTGGATACGGATATCTCAACGAATACGGTCTGGAGAAGATCGTCCGGGATCTCCGTGTGCACCGGATACTGGAGGGCACGAACGAGATCATGCGCGTCGTGGTCGGCAGGTCCATCGCCGCGCGCCACCGCGAGAACTGA
- a CDS encoding AraC family transcriptional regulator, with product MGIDPAVVGAYDRFVPFTSLSTRIGLCAVEFDVPDFGLRLAARQDPDILGPVAIAARNAETMGEALRQVAEFAHVYSPAITVTLHHGARDVAYEFGTVLRRIPYRPHVVELAMGVTMSSFKLRGGIDFRPTRVTLDHPPMSDPRVYRDYFGCAVDFEADANLVVFPRALMHRRLPEVDSVAYDVAVRFMAGHERERALDDAVTGLIVRALPAGAAHLDSVARLLMMHPRALQRELADCGTTFEQLVDDARRDLADSLLSNRGVTLSAVARQIGYSEQSTLTRSCRRWFGCPPLARRRELIAGGR from the coding sequence GTGGGGATCGATCCGGCAGTGGTCGGCGCCTACGACAGGTTCGTTCCGTTCACCTCGCTGTCGACGCGCATCGGTTTGTGCGCCGTCGAGTTCGATGTGCCCGACTTCGGTCTGCGGCTCGCGGCGCGCCAGGACCCGGACATCCTCGGACCCGTCGCCATCGCGGCCCGCAACGCCGAGACGATGGGTGAGGCCCTGCGTCAGGTCGCCGAGTTCGCCCATGTCTACAGCCCGGCGATCACCGTCACGCTCCATCACGGCGCCCGGGATGTGGCGTACGAGTTCGGCACCGTGCTGCGGCGCATTCCCTATCGACCGCATGTTGTCGAGCTGGCGATGGGCGTGACGATGTCGAGTTTCAAGCTGCGGGGCGGCATCGATTTCCGGCCCACCCGCGTCACCCTGGACCATCCGCCGATGTCCGACCCGCGGGTTTATCGGGACTACTTCGGATGTGCGGTCGACTTCGAGGCGGACGCCAATCTGGTGGTGTTCCCGCGCGCGCTGATGCATCGTCGGTTGCCCGAGGTCGACTCGGTCGCCTACGACGTCGCCGTCCGATTCATGGCCGGCCACGAGCGGGAGCGCGCTCTCGACGACGCGGTCACCGGCCTGATCGTCCGCGCGTTACCCGCCGGGGCGGCGCATCTCGACAGCGTCGCGCGCCTGCTGATGATGCATCCGCGCGCCCTGCAACGCGAACTGGCCGATTGCGGAACCACATTCGAGCAACTCGTCGACGATGCGCGACGGGATCTGGCGGACTCGCTGCTGTCCAATCGCGGGGTGACGTTGTCGGCGGTCGCGCGCCAGATCGGCTACTCCGAGCAGAGCACACTCACACGGAGCTGCCGCCGGTGGTTCGGGTGTCCGCCCTTGGCCAGACGTCGGGAGCTGATCGCGGGCGGCCGGTAG
- a CDS encoding metalloregulator ArsR/SmtB family transcription factor: MPNRSSTTADGPERPLYEIKANLFKALAHPARIRVLEVLSANGDPTAVSELLTITEIEPTRLSQHLAVLKRHHVVAAERVGSAVFYELAHPQIAELLVIARTFLADTLGASRAQLDAVASLPPLSR, encoded by the coding sequence GTGCCCAACAGGTCCTCGACCACCGCAGACGGTCCCGAGCGGCCGTTGTACGAGATCAAGGCGAATCTGTTCAAGGCACTCGCCCATCCCGCACGCATCCGCGTACTCGAGGTGCTCAGCGCCAACGGGGATCCGACGGCGGTGAGCGAGTTGCTCACGATCACCGAGATCGAGCCGACGCGCCTCTCGCAGCACCTCGCCGTGTTGAAGCGGCATCACGTGGTGGCAGCCGAACGCGTGGGCAGTGCGGTGTTCTACGAACTGGCGCATCCACAGATCGCCGAACTGTTGGTGATCGCCCGGACCTTTCTCGCCGACACGCTCGGCGCGAGCCGTGCGCAGCTCGACGCGGTCGCGTCGTTGCCACCCCTGTCGAGGTGA
- a CDS encoding aldehyde dehydrogenase — MTTIESVRTSFFINGGWHAPSGSSTLPVISPLTEEQIGSVPAATTSDVDAAVDAARTARRLPEWRDISPAERAAHLRRFADALEDRAEDRARAVTSENGMPIGLARFAEGAAPVQLLRYYADLIESTPVEERRTSQPLPGTTVVRREPIGVVAAIAPWNFPAVLSMFKIAPALAAGCTVVLKPSPETSLDSYILAEAAVAAGLPDGVLNIVNGGSDIGQYLVAHPHVDKVAFTGSTAAGREIGKVCGELIRPVTLELGGKSAALVLDDADLEQTVTGLATASLLNTGQTCYMSTRILVPANRYDTYLEAISAMSAGLPIGDPMDESVAIGPLASARHRDRVLSMIARARDEGGTITTGGGTPAAVDRGFFVEPTVFGGVDNSATIAREEVFGPVLTVLRYDDLDDAIALANDSAYGLGGTVWTSDPDRGVDVARQIETGSFGVNYFNLDWNSPFGGVKASGIGRELGPEGLAAYQNLKSIFLPG, encoded by the coding sequence ATGACCACAATCGAATCCGTACGCACGTCGTTCTTCATCAACGGTGGGTGGCACGCACCGTCGGGATCGTCGACCCTGCCGGTGATCTCACCGCTGACCGAAGAGCAGATCGGCTCGGTGCCCGCCGCCACCACCTCGGACGTGGACGCGGCGGTCGACGCCGCCCGAACGGCCCGCCGCCTGCCGGAGTGGCGGGACATCTCCCCCGCCGAGCGCGCCGCACATCTCCGCCGCTTCGCCGACGCACTCGAGGACCGTGCCGAGGACCGCGCACGCGCCGTCACGTCGGAGAACGGGATGCCGATCGGGCTCGCCCGCTTCGCCGAAGGCGCCGCCCCCGTTCAACTCCTGCGCTACTACGCCGACCTCATCGAATCCACTCCCGTCGAGGAGCGACGCACCAGCCAACCGCTGCCGGGCACCACGGTGGTGCGGCGCGAACCGATCGGCGTCGTCGCGGCGATCGCCCCATGGAACTTCCCGGCCGTGTTGTCGATGTTCAAGATCGCCCCGGCGCTGGCCGCCGGATGCACGGTGGTCCTGAAGCCGTCGCCGGAGACGAGCCTCGATTCCTACATCCTGGCCGAGGCCGCAGTCGCGGCCGGGCTGCCCGACGGCGTTCTCAACATCGTCAACGGCGGCAGTGACATCGGGCAATATCTCGTGGCACATCCGCACGTGGACAAGGTCGCGTTCACCGGTTCCACCGCGGCCGGCCGCGAGATCGGCAAGGTCTGCGGAGAGCTGATACGTCCGGTGACCCTCGAACTCGGCGGGAAGTCGGCGGCCCTCGTGCTCGACGACGCAGACCTCGAACAGACGGTCACCGGCCTGGCCACCGCGTCGCTGCTCAACACCGGCCAGACCTGTTACATGTCGACTCGAATCCTGGTCCCCGCCAACCGTTACGACACCTATCTCGAGGCGATCAGCGCGATGTCGGCCGGTCTGCCGATCGGCGATCCGATGGACGAGAGCGTCGCGATCGGCCCGCTCGCCAGTGCACGACACCGGGACCGGGTGCTCTCGATGATCGCCCGCGCCCGCGACGAGGGCGGAACCATCACCACCGGTGGCGGCACACCCGCCGCCGTCGACCGCGGGTTCTTCGTGGAGCCGACGGTGTTCGGCGGGGTCGACAACTCGGCGACCATCGCGCGCGAGGAGGTCTTCGGACCGGTCCTCACCGTCCTGCGCTACGACGACCTCGACGACGCGATCGCACTCGCGAACGACTCCGCCTACGGGCTCGGCGGCACGGTGTGGACATCGGATCCCGACCGGGGCGTGGATGTCGCACGCCAGATCGAGACCGGTTCCTTCGGCGTCAACTACTTCAACCTCGATTGGAACTCACCCTTCGGGGGCGTCAAGGCGAGCGGCATCGGCCGCGAACTCGGCCCGGAGGGGCTGGCCGCCTACCAGAACCTCAAGTCCATCTTCTTGCCCGGCTGA